Genomic DNA from Fimbriimonas ginsengisoli Gsoil 348:
ACTCCCACGAGTCCCTCCTCGTCGATCAACCGCATTCCAACGGTCCGGTCCGAGCCCTGATAACCGAAAAACGCTCGCCGGGCCTTACCGCCGCGGCGATTATCGACGGTGATCTCGGCGAGGATAGCCGGTGTCACCGCGTCTCGTAAGGCGTCCACCTCGCATACGTCCGGGTCGGGGACCGGTCGCAACGGTGAAATGAGCCGAAATGTGAGATCCCGCGCGCGCCACTCATCGATCCCCGCGCCCATCGTACGCTCGATCTCCTCACCCCGGAACTGGTCGATCGCCGGCGAACGAGAGAATTCCGCCAGACCCTCCACGTCGAAATCCTCGGCCCGACCTTCACTGCTTTGGAAGAACGGCAGGGCTCGATAGCGGCCCCCCTCGCTGTCCTCCACTCCCACGTAGATCCCCTCGTTGGCTGGACCTGGGAGCTCTAGACCCAAACCGCCGGTCTGCCCCTTCTGGCCGATCGTCAAAGTGGCAAACGCTCCGATAGGAGAGTGGTGGCTGTTGTAGAACGGGGAGCTCATAGAAGGAAAGTCTGAAGCAAGGCCCGCTAACTCACGGGCTCACGGCGATTAAGGGCGGAAACTAGATATCGACAAATCCGGCGCTTTTGAGGGCTTTGCGATGAAACCGCCATAGCTCTGGGCCGACCTCTTGCAGCCTTTATTATTTCACGAGTGGTGACCTGCATAATTTACGGTTAAATCGGCTCCAGGCACCACTATACATCGGTACGAGAACGTGTCGAACCCCCCGGTAGACGCCTAGAGCCAAAACGAGAGGTCCAGCCACCCCTCCCGATAACGCCGCGGAATAGACCTAACGCCGCAACCGAATCGGGCAAGAAACTGTAAGCTAGCGCCGATGGCACGCGTCGAACCCCTCGACCTCGATTCCGCGACCCCGGAGGCCCGGGAGGCATTCGACCGGGGAATCCAACAGTACGGCCGGATGACCAATATGAAGGTCACCCTGCTCCGATCGCTCCCGGCTTACGAAGCGCTGATGACGTGGTATCCGCTCCGGGACCATTTGCTGGGTTTTATCTCCCCTCGCGCCTTCGATCTTTTCGCCCACGCGATCTCCCACGCCACCAAATGCCCGGTCTGCACGAACTACTTCCGCCGCGTCCTGATCGAAGCCGGCGAAAACCCTTCGGCTCCCACGCTGGACGATCGGGAGCAAGCGCTGGTCAACTTCGGCCGCAGCATCGGCTTCGATCCTCGGCACGTGGCCGACGAGGTCTACGAGCCGCTCACGCGCTATTTCACTCAGGACCAGATCGTCGCCCTCGTTGGCTTCGCCGGCATGATGGTGGCGACCAATATCGTCAATAACGCTTTGCGCGTCGAAGTGGACGAATACCTCCAGCCGTACGCCGAGGTCCGGTAAGTGCCCGGAGAGTTCGCGGGCAAGGTCCTCTTCGTCACCGGCGCCGCCCACGGGCAGGGAAGGGCCACCGCCCTCGCCTTTGCCGGGGAAGGGGCCCGTATCGTCGGGTACGACGTGGCCAAACCGCTCGAATACCCCGGCTACGCTATGGGGACGTCCGATGAGCTCGCTTCCCTAAAGGAGGCGGTCGAAGATCTTGGCGGTGAGGCCCTGGTATTTTCCGGCGACGTCCGCGACGACAAGGCGATTACCGCTGCCGTGGACGGCGCCATCGCCCGGTTCGGTCAAATCGACATCCTCTTCAACAACGCTGGAATTTGCGGCTACGGAATGGCGCACGAGTTGACCGAAGAGGCCTGGGACGCGATGATCGACATCAACCTCAAAGGCCCTTGGCTGGTCGCCCGGCGCGTGATCCCGCACCTCATCGAGCGCAAGAGCGGAGTCATCGTCAACAACTCTTCCATCGCCGGTCTACGTGGTATGGGCCGCCTGGGCCACTACGCCGCCTCAAAGTGGGGCCTCACTGGTCTGACTAAGTCCTGGGCGATCGAGCTCGCCCCCCACAATATCCGCGTCGTCTCGATCCACCCCACCGGCGTCAACACCCCCCTCAACGACGGCCTTGCCTGGCTCGAGGGAGCCACCCCCCAAGAAATCGCCGAACGAAGCGCTGGCAACCTCCTCCCGGTCCCCTGGATCGAGCCCGAAGACGTAGCCAACGCCGTCCTCTTCCTCGCCAGCGACCGAGCCCGCTTCATCACCGGCTCCGAGTTCATCCTCGACGCCGGCCTGCTGACACGCTAGTTGAACCTCCGGAGCCCCTCTCCCTCCTTCGGATGTATGTGCCGAACGAGGGAGAGGGGGTTGGGGGTGAGGGAGTCCGGATGGAGCGCCGCTCTCCAGACCGGCATCACCTAACCTATTCAGATAAGCCAGCCCTCCACCTCCGTGGAGGGTGGATAGACCTCAGAGGCGCCGTTCGATGGCCATTGAGATCGAAAACGGCACGTTGTAGGGGGCGGAGAACGCCTGGGAGAAATGGCGCATCAGCTGATAGCCGATAGCTGACCCACCGCTCGAACTTCCGGAGATTCCGCCGATGTTGTTTCCTCCGACCTGTACCGATTCTTGATAACCGACGCCACTCCCTGAACTGCTCCTATCGACAAAGCCAAAGTCAACGGAGATCTCGATTCCCTTCGAGTCATCGTCGCGATTTACCGTGAACCGTACGCCTCGACGTTGAATCGGCTTGAAGCCGATGAATTCGTTGAGCAGCGCGCCGTATCGTCCAGCAGTGAGAGTTTTTCCAGTCAAGGCTCTGACTTTATTGGCCCAAAGTTTGGCTGCCTGAGGATCTCCCGATATATGAACCGTGCGGACGATGTTGGACATGAGGACGACCAGCGGCTCCAATTTCGCCGCTTCGAGAATCGGAAGCGACTTCTGATGCCGAACAAGCGGACTCAGCGCCGGCAGCCCGATCGCAATCACCTTGGCCTCGGCAGCTTTATTGCCGGGCAGGCGTCGGAAAAGCGGCAGGAGCAAGGACGGAGATGCTTCGACGATCGAGGGCCGAGCCGGCAACGGAAGCGGCGGCAAGCCATTCTCTTTGCGCCATCCATTGATATTCTCGACGTAAAGAGCATCTTGCCGATGCTTCGACCCGGACTGGCGGAAGGCGTATTTTTGGGGCCAGTAGCCATGAAGAGTGTACGCTGCAAGTTCGCGTATCGCTGGATTTGCGAAGCTGAAGTCGCCCCATAAACCTGACGTTCCATAAACAACGTCAAAATCGGTCAACTCTCTAACAAGTAAGGCTTCGCAAAGGGTCTCGAATTCGTTTAGTTCTTTCTTGTCGTGCTTCTTATATTCGGGGTCTTCCGAGGTAAGGATCGGATTCAAGCTCTCGATAAACTCCATCCGCAACTCTGGCGAAATCCTTTGAAAGTTGGGGGCGATGGAATTGATGACTTGAGGTGAATAGCTCGTGGCAAGGAATCTTGCTAGTTCGCGTGATTCCGACATCTTGGCGGATTTCTTCCACTCGCCAAGCATTGCTTCGGTCGCGGCATGCGAGTCGAATTTCTGGACCCCTTCTGCTGCGGCTAAACGGACCTCCGATGACCCTCCGTGAAGCAGTTCGTAGCGAAGAAAAGCTCTTGACTCCGGAGTGTCGAGCAAGGCAAGATCGCGGAGCAAGCTCGGCGCCCCATACCGGTCGGATTTGGCGAATCCCGCCTTGATTGCGGCAAATGCCGACTTTGGATATGCTTCGACAAGGCGGTGAGCTTGCTCGTAGGAGTATGAACCGCCGGAGGAAACTGACCGAACCAAGACCGCCTCTTCGCCTTCCGTCTGAAATGAACTCCACCATTTCTTAACTTGGATCTTAAAGTTCAAAAGGGCTGATTCCGAAGCGTTCCAGTTCCCAGGCCCGTCGTCGAAGCGCCGGTTTGCAATCTTGGGAATGATTTGCATCGCCGCGTCCCGGATCCTCAACACCTTCGGCCGTATGTTATGCATCCCTCCTTCCACGGTCCGGGTCAGGGTGCGATCGTCTAGTCCCGCAATCAAAGCCGGCATCGCGTTGAATCCGAGCTTGACCAGCTTTTGGGCCGGGGTCTCTTCCTCTATGAAGGAAGCCGCGAATACGTCGACATACCCCGGTTCCATCTGCTGATGACCGGTTTGGTTGCGGAGCTGCCACACCAACTCCTTGGCCTTGGTAGCGGGAGCGAGCTGGGCAAGTTGAACGTCGGTCAGCGGCTTTCGTACCGCATCTTCGGCGACCATCGGCCTGAGGTCGCGAGCGTAGCCTTCTGCTTCTTGCCGATAGGTCGAATCGGGAAACCGAGCTAGAAACTGCTCTAGGTCGGTCAAAATCTCAGACCGAGGCGCAGAGAGGTCCGCGAACTTTCTCTTGACGCGGTCGATTTGGCTTTCGGCGAAGTGAAACTTGACCTGGTTTTCAAATGAAAGCCCTCTGGCTCCCTCTGGTTCCCACTCCAGATGGTTCTTTGCCTCGGCATAAAACCAATTTGCCAAATCAGTCAATCCGCGCAAGTCGGCCAACCTTGCGAGCACGAACGCGTCTCCACTCCATGCGAATCCCAACCCGTAAATTTGTGGTCCATCGAAACCTTGAGGAGGATGGGACAATAGCTGCTTCTGTCCGAGGAGCCAACTCTTGAAATCCCTTTCGTCAAAGGTTGCTTCTTCCCAACCCTCGGGCCGGTTGCTATCCGGGTAATGGATGCTTGTCCCGCCAAGTCCCCAAACGGAGAAGCTCGTTCCTTGCCGGCTTAGAAGGAAACCAAATTCCGAGCGCTGGTAAGTCCGGTTCTTATTCCCAGGTTCGTAGTACCGAATTTCCCCAAACGGCTTCAAAGCGAGCTCTGGGCGACCAAATGTGTCGTACCACTGGTAAAGAGCCGCCCTCTCCGGGGCCTGCCGCCGCGGGTTTTCTGACGACTGCTGGCAGCCTGCTGCAAAGGTGAGCAAGAGCAACCAGCGCAATAGAGCGAACCCAGTCATTGGAGACAAGACGGATGGAGAACCTAGGCGGTTCAAGATTGTTGCTCGACCAGGCTGGAGCCAAGTAAGCAGGAAGCTAGGAAAATGGCAAATCCGAAAATAAAAATAGCGGTCGCTCGATCCGCTGACTCCTAACAGGGTGGCCCAGATTTTCTTGGATCAAGAGCTCTCGAACTGCTGAACTAGCATCGGCCTGTGTGGTGATGAGAACTGGCTAGCCAACCGATACAAGAGGTAGTGAAACCTATTTCCCGGCTCGCGCTTCCCGCGCTCGCCCTTGCTACCCTGACCGGATGCTCTGCCGGCCAGGAGCCGGGGTCGAGTCCCGCGGGTTCGTTGACCCCCGGCCAGGAAGCCAGCGCAAAGACCCTCGGAATTGCCACCCCGGACAGCGTCAGGAAGGATTCGGGATCCTACGCCACCCAGACCAACTCTGCTCAGGCCGAGGTCGACGCCCAGCAGAAGCGCGTGGAAGCCGAGAACGCGGCGGTAAAAGAGCTATCTGGAAAACTCCATTAACCGAGACACGGCTTCCCCCTAGGGACGGCGGGTTAGTTGTCGAACACTCTTACTTCGTAAAGGTGAACGCCGACGTTCGCCGAGTTGTGCAACATCGTCACCCGGAGAAACCGCGTCGGCGTCGACGGCCACTTGTGCCCGTGACCGCGAATCGTAGCGGATAGCTCGTTCGCCGAAGCGTCGGCCACCGTCCGCCAGTTCTGTCCATCCTCGCTCACCTCGATTCGGTAAAGATAGCTTCGTCCGTCTCCGTAGTACGGGAAGATCCGGGCGCCGGTGGTGGGCCGAACGTGGCCGAGGTCGATTTCCAACCACCGGGGGGCGGGCGAAGCCGCCCAGTAACCCGTGTCGATATGCCCATCTACGGCCAACTCCGGCCGAGCGTTGCCCTCGGTGCCGCCCGAGTCGCGCACCTTGGCCCCCACTGCGATGCCGGGATCAGTATTCAGCCCGAGCAGCTTCGCGAGATCGCCGTCGTCGCCGCCGTACT
This window encodes:
- a CDS encoding carboxymuconolactone decarboxylase family protein, with product MARVEPLDLDSATPEAREAFDRGIQQYGRMTNMKVTLLRSLPAYEALMTWYPLRDHLLGFISPRAFDLFAHAISHATKCPVCTNYFRRVLIEAGENPSAPTLDDREQALVNFGRSIGFDPRHVADEVYEPLTRYFTQDQIVALVGFAGMMVATNIVNNALRVEVDEYLQPYAEVR
- a CDS encoding mycofactocin-coupled SDR family oxidoreductase codes for the protein MPGEFAGKVLFVTGAAHGQGRATALAFAGEGARIVGYDVAKPLEYPGYAMGTSDELASLKEAVEDLGGEALVFSGDVRDDKAITAAVDGAIARFGQIDILFNNAGICGYGMAHELTEEAWDAMIDINLKGPWLVARRVIPHLIERKSGVIVNNSSIAGLRGMGRLGHYAASKWGLTGLTKSWAIELAPHNIRVVSIHPTGVNTPLNDGLAWLEGATPQEIAERSAGNLLPVPWIEPEDVANAVLFLASDRARFITGSEFILDAGLLTR